Proteins co-encoded in one Novosphingobium sp. PP1Y genomic window:
- a CDS encoding N-formylglutamate amidohydrolase yields the protein MIHEAYRIVGTPRFGGILVVADHASNRVPDDIALGIDAALMDEHIAIDIGVAGIAEKMARNTGTAAFLGNVSRLVCDTNRDETDPAAIPERSDGRVISGNLDIDREARLARFHRPFHEALGEILHGTPQALTLILHSFTPALETRPDEERPWHCGLLYDEDDRGARLAEPLLEADGLIVGDQLPYSGKIYNSTICRHVESEGRPYLYLEVRQDLIAGDAGQEEWAERLTRICNEVAIGLE from the coding sequence TTGATTCACGAAGCCTATCGCATCGTCGGAACCCCGCGTTTCGGCGGCATCCTTGTCGTTGCCGATCATGCCTCGAATCGCGTTCCGGACGACATCGCGCTTGGCATCGATGCCGCGCTGATGGACGAACACATCGCCATCGACATCGGCGTGGCCGGAATCGCGGAGAAGATGGCGCGTAATACCGGCACGGCGGCCTTCCTCGGCAATGTTAGCCGCCTCGTATGCGATACCAACCGCGACGAGACCGACCCGGCCGCGATCCCCGAAAGGAGCGACGGCCGCGTCATTTCCGGCAATCTCGACATCGACCGCGAAGCGCGTCTGGCGCGTTTCCATCGCCCGTTCCACGAAGCGCTGGGAGAGATCCTGCACGGCACGCCGCAGGCACTGACCCTGATCCTGCACAGCTTCACCCCGGCGCTGGAAACCCGGCCCGACGAGGAGCGCCCCTGGCACTGCGGCCTGCTTTACGATGAGGACGACCGCGGCGCGCGCCTTGCCGAGCCCTTGCTCGAGGCCGATGGCCTGATCGTCGGGGACCAGCTTCCCTATTCGGGCAAGATCTACAATTCGACGATCTGCCGCCACGTCGAAAGCGAGGGACGGCCATACCTCTACCTTGAAGTGCGGCAGGACCTGATCGCCGGCGATGCCGGACAGGAGGAATGGGCCGAGCGCCTGACGCGCATCTGCAATGAAGTGGCGATCGGCCTGGAGTAG
- a CDS encoding arylamine N-acetyltransferase — translation MELEQYLGRIGLSEAPTLDPGGLAQLQLAHRRAIGFENLDIRLGRGIRIDSASVFDKLVVRERGGYCFEQNRLYADMLTLLGFENRPLLARVLLGIPEGVAPPRTHTLLLAQVDGKPWIADAGFGGSFVPPLPLEHGAEVGTSDGARHRLLRVDEPGSLLGEWRLERAGPVSATDGRSAPHGDWQPQYAFDLTQVAPDDLEMGNHWTSTRPDTRFTSLHIASIVLPGGFAALSERQLAVYRDGKSETRTIDDPRDYARLLRDLFRIDLTDEEVAELPLFA, via the coding sequence ATGGAACTCGAACAGTACCTTGGCCGCATCGGCCTGAGCGAAGCGCCCACCCTCGATCCGGGCGGGCTGGCCCAGTTGCAGCTCGCCCACAGGCGCGCCATCGGTTTCGAAAATCTCGATATCCGCTTGGGCCGCGGCATTCGCATCGACAGCGCTTCGGTGTTCGACAAGCTCGTGGTGCGTGAGCGGGGCGGATACTGCTTCGAGCAGAACCGCCTCTATGCCGATATGCTCACGCTCCTCGGCTTCGAAAATCGCCCTCTGCTGGCGCGCGTCCTGCTTGGCATTCCCGAGGGAGTCGCGCCGCCGCGCACCCATACGCTGCTGCTTGCGCAAGTGGATGGAAAACCATGGATCGCGGATGCGGGCTTCGGTGGCAGCTTCGTGCCGCCCCTGCCGCTGGAACACGGCGCGGAAGTGGGGACGTCTGACGGCGCACGCCACCGCCTGCTTCGCGTGGACGAGCCGGGTTCGCTGCTGGGCGAATGGCGGCTGGAGCGCGCCGGGCCGGTAAGCGCGACCGATGGCCGCAGTGCACCGCACGGGGACTGGCAGCCGCAGTACGCCTTCGATCTCACGCAAGTCGCTCCCGATGACCTGGAGATGGGCAATCACTGGACTTCGACGCGGCCCGATACGCGCTTCACTTCGCTGCATATCGCCAGCATCGTCCTGCCGGGAGGTTTCGCGGCGCTCAGCGAAAGGCAGCTGGCTGTCTATCGTGACGGGAAGAGCGAAACGCGCACGATCGACGATCCGCGAGACTACGCGCGGCTGCTGCGCGACCTGTTTCGTATCGACCTGACCGACGAGGAAGTCGCCGAGCTACCGCTGTTCGCCTGA
- a CDS encoding cytochrome P450: MATVAANRPDHVPADRVVDFDIFAPPGSEEDYFAAWASVRGDHALVWTTANGGHWIAADGETTRKLWNDAENLSNEALAVTPGLGEAMNFIPLQQDAPEHKPFRMAVMKGFANNHVVAMEPLIREVARELTAQITPHGECEFMEEYAEVLPIHIFLTLIDVPTQDRLRLRPLGQQLTRPDGSMTVEQLRDAADDYLRPYIEERLRKPGQDLFSRILSIPIEGREWTFDEAQRMCRNLLFGGLDTVVSMFGNIALHLARYPEDQNLLRNRPELIPQAADELMRRYPMVSVTRNLVRDVEIDGITLRSGDLVYLNSSIHNLDTACFDNPHKVDFERNLSPVRHTTMGVGPHRCVGAGLARLEAILFIEEWLKGIPSFRVKPGSPPRYRAGNVGALTELRLEWD; the protein is encoded by the coding sequence ATGGCGACTGTGGCGGCGAACCGCCCTGACCATGTTCCTGCGGACCGGGTCGTCGATTTCGACATCTTCGCCCCGCCCGGCTCCGAAGAGGACTACTTCGCGGCATGGGCCTCGGTGCGCGGCGACCATGCCCTGGTCTGGACAACGGCCAATGGCGGGCACTGGATCGCCGCCGACGGCGAGACGACGCGCAAGCTCTGGAACGACGCAGAGAACCTGTCGAACGAGGCGCTGGCGGTAACGCCCGGGCTCGGCGAAGCGATGAACTTCATCCCGCTCCAGCAGGACGCCCCCGAACACAAGCCGTTCCGCATGGCCGTAATGAAAGGCTTTGCGAACAATCACGTCGTCGCGATGGAACCGCTGATCCGCGAGGTCGCGCGTGAACTGACCGCGCAGATCACCCCGCACGGCGAGTGCGAATTCATGGAGGAATACGCCGAAGTCCTGCCAATTCACATCTTCCTCACGCTGATCGACGTGCCGACGCAGGACCGCCTGCGCCTGCGTCCATTGGGCCAGCAGCTTACCCGGCCCGACGGCTCGATGACGGTCGAGCAGCTGCGCGATGCCGCCGACGACTACTTGCGCCCCTATATCGAGGAACGACTACGCAAACCCGGGCAGGACCTGTTCAGTCGCATCCTCTCCATTCCCATCGAGGGCCGCGAATGGACCTTCGACGAGGCGCAGCGCATGTGCCGCAACCTGCTTTTCGGCGGGCTCGACACGGTGGTATCGATGTTTGGCAACATTGCCCTGCATCTCGCGCGCTATCCCGAGGACCAAAACCTGCTGCGCAATCGTCCCGAGCTTATTCCGCAAGCTGCGGACGAACTGATGCGCCGCTATCCGATGGTCTCGGTGACCCGCAATCTCGTGAGGGACGTCGAGATCGACGGCATCACCCTCAGGTCAGGCGATCTCGTCTACCTCAACAGTTCGATCCACAACCTCGACACCGCTTGCTTCGACAATCCCCACAAGGTCGATTTCGAGCGCAATCTGTCGCCCGTGCGCCACACCACCATGGGCGTTGGGCCACACCGCTGCGTTGGCGCCGGGCTCGCCCGGTTGGAGGCAATCCTGTTCATCGAGGAATGGCTCAAGGGCATTCCGTCGTTCCGGGTCAAGCCCGGTTCGCCGCCGCGATATCGCGCCGGCAATGTCGGGGCGCTCACCGAGCTAAGGCTGGAATGGGACTGA
- a CDS encoding electron transfer flavoprotein-ubiquinone oxidoreductase: MIEREEMPYDVVVVGGGPAGLSTAIRLKQVDPELQVCVLEKGSEIGAHILSGATIDPKALDELLPGWADDGCPLAETPVTDNLHWHLTKKGKVSMPEIVMPPFMSNEGNFTGSLGNLCRWLAEKAEELEVEIFPGFPAAEILYDDNGAVIGVQTGDMGVDREGNPKGDFQPGMNLLGKYTVFCEGARGHLTKRLKAKFDLEANCEPQIYGLGIKELWDIDPDKHAPGRVIHTQGWPLSESDSWGGGFLYHQANNQVSLGFVTALDYKNPYVYPFEEFQRWKQHPEIRKILEGGKRVAYGARAINEGGWQSVPQLAFPGGVLAGCSAGFVNVPRIKGTHTAMKSGMLAAEAIAAAIKAGREQDSLMEYDSAVRESWIAKELKLVQNAEPLVAKWGGELGTILAGADMWLRTLFGFGLAKPMKHHTDASTLQRADLYKPIEYPKPDGVISFDRLTSVAYSFTNHEEEQPCHLRLKDPTVPTAINLPVYAGPEARYCPAGVYEFVDPDGAGPRLQINAQNCVHCKTCDIKDPTQNIEWVTPEGGGGPNYPNM; this comes from the coding sequence ATGATTGAACGCGAAGAGATGCCATACGACGTCGTTGTTGTCGGCGGCGGTCCGGCCGGCCTGTCGACGGCGATCCGGCTCAAGCAGGTTGATCCCGAGCTGCAGGTCTGCGTTCTGGAAAAAGGCTCCGAGATCGGCGCCCATATCCTGTCCGGCGCGACGATCGACCCCAAGGCGCTCGACGAGCTGCTTCCGGGGTGGGCCGACGACGGCTGTCCGCTGGCCGAAACACCGGTGACCGACAACCTGCACTGGCACCTGACGAAGAAGGGCAAGGTCTCGATGCCCGAGATCGTGATGCCGCCCTTCATGTCGAACGAAGGCAACTTCACGGGCTCGCTCGGCAACTTGTGCCGCTGGCTTGCCGAAAAGGCCGAGGAACTCGAAGTCGAGATCTTCCCCGGCTTCCCGGCTGCCGAGATCCTCTATGACGACAACGGCGCGGTGATCGGCGTCCAGACCGGCGACATGGGCGTTGACCGCGAGGGCAATCCCAAGGGCGACTTCCAGCCGGGCATGAACCTGCTCGGCAAGTACACCGTCTTCTGCGAAGGCGCGCGCGGCCACCTGACCAAGCGTCTCAAGGCCAAGTTCGACCTCGAGGCGAACTGCGAGCCGCAGATCTATGGTCTTGGCATCAAGGAACTCTGGGACATCGATCCCGACAAACATGCGCCGGGCCGGGTCATCCACACCCAGGGCTGGCCGCTCAGCGAGAGCGATTCCTGGGGCGGCGGCTTCCTGTACCACCAGGCCAACAACCAGGTCTCGCTCGGCTTCGTGACTGCGCTCGACTACAAGAATCCCTACGTCTACCCCTTCGAGGAATTCCAGCGCTGGAAGCAGCACCCGGAAATCCGCAAGATCCTCGAGGGCGGCAAGCGCGTGGCCTATGGCGCGCGCGCAATCAACGAGGGTGGCTGGCAGTCGGTGCCGCAGCTTGCCTTCCCGGGCGGCGTTCTGGCCGGTTGCTCGGCAGGGTTCGTCAACGTGCCGCGCATCAAGGGCACGCACACCGCGATGAAGTCGGGCATGCTCGCTGCCGAGGCGATTGCCGCCGCGATCAAGGCGGGCCGTGAGCAGGACTCGCTCATGGAATACGACAGTGCCGTTCGCGAAAGCTGGATCGCCAAGGAGCTCAAGCTCGTGCAGAACGCCGAGCCGCTGGTCGCCAAGTGGGGCGGCGAACTGGGCACGATCCTTGCCGGTGCGGACATGTGGCTGCGCACCCTGTTCGGCTTCGGTCTTGCCAAGCCGATGAAGCACCACACCGATGCCTCGACGCTGCAGCGGGCCGATCTGTACAAGCCGATCGAATATCCCAAGCCCGACGGCGTCATCAGCTTCGACCGCCTGACCAGTGTCGCCTACTCGTTCACCAACCACGAGGAAGAGCAGCCCTGTCACCTGCGGCTCAAGGATCCGACGGTACCCACCGCGATCAACCTGCCGGTCTATGCCGGGCCGGAAGCGCGCTACTGCCCGGCAGGCGTCTATGAGTTCGTCGACCCGGATGGTGCGGGGCCGCGTCTGCAGATCAACGCGCAGAACTGCGTTCATTGCAAGACCTGCGACATCAAGGACCCGACCCAGAACATCGAATGGGTCACGCCCGAAGGCGGCGGCGGACCGAACTACCCGAACATGTGA
- a CDS encoding 4-(cytidine 5'-diphospho)-2-C-methyl-D-erythritol kinase has protein sequence MTLSETAYAKINLALHVRRRREDGYHELETLFAFVDDGDRLTASVADRDHLTTHGAFAGKIDDPFDNIVARALTALPHGKGWSVDLDKRLPVAAGLGGGSADAGAVFRMVERVHGLPDDWHAKAAELGADVPACVLSRPCIGTGTGTDLEEVAENDLAGCPVLLVNPRVPVPTGPVFKAWDGEDRGAMPTGSLREIALAGRNDLEVPAISICPQVADVLAALGRTDPFLARMSGSGATCFALYESREAMLAAAEAIARDHPEYWKMTGALR, from the coding sequence ATGACTCTTTCCGAAACCGCTTATGCGAAGATCAATCTCGCCCTGCACGTGCGCAGGCGACGCGAGGACGGCTATCACGAGCTGGAGACGCTGTTCGCCTTCGTCGATGATGGCGACCGGCTGACAGCTTCCGTCGCGGACCGCGATCACCTGACGACGCACGGTGCATTCGCCGGGAAGATCGACGATCCCTTCGACAACATCGTCGCCAGGGCGCTCACCGCCCTGCCACACGGCAAGGGCTGGTCGGTCGACCTCGACAAGCGACTGCCGGTCGCGGCGGGGCTGGGCGGCGGTTCGGCCGACGCGGGCGCGGTATTCCGCATGGTCGAGCGCGTCCACGGCCTGCCCGATGACTGGCACGCGAAGGCGGCGGAGCTGGGGGCAGACGTGCCGGCCTGCGTCCTCTCGCGCCCGTGCATCGGCACCGGGACAGGCACCGACCTTGAGGAAGTGGCCGAGAACGACCTTGCCGGATGCCCGGTCCTGCTTGTCAATCCGCGCGTGCCGGTGCCGACCGGGCCGGTGTTCAAGGCGTGGGACGGCGAGGATCGCGGGGCAATGCCGACAGGATCGCTGCGCGAGATCGCCCTAGCCGGGCGCAACGACCTGGAGGTCCCGGCCATCTCCATCTGCCCGCAGGTGGCCGATGTGCTTGCGGCCCTCGGGCGCACCGATCCGTTTCTCGCCCGCATGTCGGGCTCGGGCGCTACCTGTTTTGCCCTTTACGAAAGCCGCGAGGCCATGCTGGCCGCCGCCGAGGCGATTGCGCGCGACCATCCCGAATACTGGAAGATGACCGGAGCCCTGCGTTGA
- the moaB gene encoding molybdenum cofactor biosynthesis protein B, which yields MAIDPDRTFKPINIALLTVSDTRGPEDDTSGDILEQRIREAGHKLVERAIERDDAVRIANRLNNWVDDRAIDAIISTGGTGLTGRDVTPEALDKIKDKEIPGFGELFRWLSYKTIGTSTVQSRAIAVVARGTYIFALPGSNGAVKDGWDGILAEQLDSRNRPCNFVELMPRLREV from the coding sequence GTGGCCATTGACCCCGACCGGACTTTCAAGCCGATCAACATTGCCCTTCTGACAGTATCCGACACCCGAGGCCCCGAGGACGATACCTCGGGCGACATTCTCGAGCAGCGGATCCGGGAAGCGGGCCACAAGCTTGTCGAGCGGGCGATCGAACGCGACGATGCGGTGCGAATCGCCAACCGGCTGAACAACTGGGTCGACGACCGCGCCATAGACGCCATCATCTCGACCGGCGGCACCGGCCTTACCGGCCGCGACGTCACGCCCGAGGCACTCGACAAGATCAAAGACAAGGAAATCCCCGGCTTCGGAGAGCTGTTTCGCTGGCTGTCCTACAAGACCATCGGCACCTCGACCGTGCAGAGCCGCGCAATTGCCGTCGTTGCGCGCGGGACCTACATCTTCGCCCTACCCGGCTCCAATGGCGCGGTGAAGGACGGTTGGGACGGCATTCTTGCCGAGCAGCTCGACAGCCGCAACCGGCCCTGCAACTTCGTCGAACTCATGCCGCGTCTGCGCGAAGTCTGA
- a CDS encoding alpha-D-glucose phosphate-specific phosphoglucomutase, translating into MTQIVTVQTQPFDGQAPGTSGLRKKVKVFQQANYAENFIQSVFDSVTRERGATLVIGGDGRFHNRTVIQQAIRMAAANGYGRVLVGRGGILSTPAASHVIRKYKASGGLVLSASHNPGGPDEDFGIKYNIANGGPAPEGVTRAIHARTLEIDRWLTVEARDVDLDRIGDVEVGAMTVSVIDPVADYADLMEELFDFAAIRKAVAGGFTMRFDAMSAVTGPYAVEILENRLGFAKGTVVNGTPLEDFGGHHPDPNLIHARELHDLMMGEDAPDIGAASDGDGDRNLIIGRGRFITPSDSLAMLAANIEIAPAYKGRLAGIARSMPTSAAADRVAEELGVPCFETPTGWKFFGNLLDAGKVTICGEESAGTGSDHVREKDGLWAVLLWLNILAVRQIPVDQLAREHWARFGRNYYARHDYEGIDKDGADALMAGLRNSLDSLAGRSVGALRVKLADSFSYTDPVDGSVSENQGIRVLFEDGSRIVFRLSGTGTQGATLRVYLERYEPAGGRLDEDTGAMLAEQIAAADAIAGIARHTGRIAPDVIT; encoded by the coding sequence TTGACCCAGATCGTCACGGTTCAAACCCAGCCTTTCGATGGACAGGCCCCCGGCACGTCCGGCCTGCGCAAGAAGGTGAAGGTGTTCCAGCAAGCGAACTACGCCGAGAACTTCATCCAGTCCGTTTTCGATTCCGTGACGCGTGAGCGGGGGGCGACCCTGGTTATCGGCGGGGATGGACGTTTTCATAACCGTACCGTTATCCAGCAGGCGATCCGCATGGCGGCGGCGAACGGCTATGGCCGCGTGCTCGTGGGGCGCGGCGGCATTCTCTCGACCCCGGCGGCCAGCCATGTGATCCGCAAGTACAAGGCCAGTGGCGGACTGGTCCTGTCGGCCAGCCACAACCCTGGCGGTCCCGACGAGGATTTCGGCATCAAGTACAACATCGCCAACGGCGGTCCCGCGCCCGAGGGCGTGACGAGGGCGATCCACGCCCGCACGCTGGAGATCGACCGCTGGCTTACCGTGGAAGCCCGGGACGTCGATCTCGACCGGATCGGCGACGTCGAAGTGGGAGCGATGACGGTCAGCGTGATCGACCCGGTCGCCGACTATGCGGACCTCATGGAAGAGCTGTTCGACTTTGCCGCGATCCGAAAGGCTGTTGCTGGCGGGTTCACCATGCGCTTCGACGCGATGAGCGCGGTGACCGGCCCCTATGCCGTCGAGATCCTTGAGAACCGTCTGGGTTTTGCGAAGGGCACGGTCGTCAACGGCACGCCGCTTGAGGATTTCGGCGGTCATCATCCGGACCCCAATCTCATCCACGCCCGGGAACTCCACGATCTGATGATGGGTGAGGACGCGCCGGACATCGGGGCTGCCTCCGACGGTGACGGAGACCGCAACCTGATCATCGGGCGCGGGCGCTTCATCACGCCCTCGGATTCGCTGGCCATGCTGGCGGCCAACATAGAGATTGCGCCGGCCTATAAGGGGCGCCTGGCCGGAATTGCCCGTTCGATGCCGACCAGCGCTGCTGCCGACCGCGTGGCCGAAGAGCTGGGTGTACCGTGTTTCGAGACGCCGACGGGCTGGAAGTTCTTCGGAAACCTGCTCGATGCCGGCAAGGTGACGATCTGCGGCGAGGAAAGCGCCGGTACAGGTTCGGACCATGTGCGCGAGAAGGACGGTCTTTGGGCCGTGCTCCTGTGGCTCAACATCCTGGCGGTAAGGCAGATCCCCGTGGATCAGCTGGCCCGCGAACACTGGGCCCGGTTCGGCCGCAATTACTATGCCCGTCACGATTATGAGGGGATCGACAAGGACGGCGCCGATGCCCTGATGGCAGGTCTCAGGAACAGTCTGGATTCTCTTGCGGGCCGCTCCGTTGGCGCGCTGCGCGTGAAGCTCGCCGACAGTTTCTCCTACACCGATCCGGTTGACGGCTCGGTCAGCGAGAATCAGGGCATTCGGGTGCTGTTCGAGGATGGCTCGCGCATCGTTTTCCGTCTTTCCGGCACCGGTACGCAAGGTGCCACCTTGCGCGTCTATCTCGAACGGTATGAACCGGCAGGCGGCCGGCTGGACGAGGATACCGGGGCGATGTTGGCGGAGCAGATCGCGGCAGCCGATGCGATCGCCGGGATTGCGCGCCATACCGGTCGTATCGCGCCAGACGTCATTACCTGA
- a CDS encoding helix-turn-helix transcriptional regulator: protein MGDDGADPAPRPLDVFPSLTPKQHEVLGYVAENRTSKEIAFELGISVSAVNQRIESIRSRTGSPPRAELARAYRAYLQEQEKAVEPEEEASGSVEPVELLREDDEQQRAPEVGTAKVSVDARAQFPQSQNPERADFSFGDAPSRTLLAKAFIITGGTVVVVLVALGIVVTLHKVF, encoded by the coding sequence ATGGGTGATGATGGCGCCGATCCGGCGCCTCGTCCGCTCGACGTGTTTCCCAGCCTGACGCCAAAGCAGCACGAAGTCCTGGGCTACGTCGCGGAGAATCGCACGAGCAAGGAAATTGCGTTCGAACTCGGCATTTCGGTCAGTGCCGTCAATCAGCGCATCGAGAGCATCCGCAGCCGCACCGGCTCACCACCGCGAGCAGAACTGGCACGTGCCTATCGGGCCTACCTGCAGGAGCAGGAAAAGGCGGTCGAGCCGGAGGAAGAGGCGTCTGGATCAGTGGAGCCGGTGGAGCTCCTGCGCGAAGACGATGAGCAACAGCGCGCGCCGGAAGTTGGCACTGCCAAGGTCAGTGTCGATGCCCGGGCACAGTTTCCGCAATCCCAAAACCCGGAAAGGGCGGATTTTTCCTTCGGGGATGCGCCATCCCGCACTCTCCTGGCAAAGGCCTTCATCATCACTGGGGGCACGGTCGTTGTCGTGCTGGTAGCGCTCGGCATCGTCGTAACGTTGCACAAGGTCTTCTGA
- a CDS encoding lytic transglycosylase domain-containing protein has product MIERSGKRILTKLAKAGWIAGLAIACTATVATAPAYANSAAVDYFRTRADRTAVPSLLSQDDRAYYKQVFDAIDAKNWSKVQQMLAERPDGPLHQQARAEYYLAAGSPKIELPDLQDWLAKGTQLPGADQISRLALKRGAEAIPDLPTEQQFARLPSMPKRTRPSSINDGTMPEAISSGILDRIKNDDPMGARVLLDGIDAGLSNSARAEWRQRVAWSFFIENQDASAYQMAQLATLGTGPWVGEAWWTAGLAAWRLGDCDAAGDAFAKAAKTSENAELTSASYYWQSRALVRCRRPDLAAEPLRMAAKRDETLYGMLASEQLGVHLPEQHAGADFTQADWQSLRNNTNVRAAVELAEIGEDGLADEVLRHQARIGDPGQYEPLSRLARDLGLPSTQLWMAYNAPRGGKPEPATRFPTPKWTPIGGWKVDPALVYAHALQESIFQASVVSPAGARGLMQIMPSAARDHASDIGVSGSASDLNKPEINLAFGQRHLEMLKSASGTQGLLPKVMAAYNAGLAPVTRWNTEINDNGDPLLWMESIPYWETRGYVNIVLRNYWMYERQAGGVSESRVALAQDMWPTFPELAGSKGVRMAANGAILRGH; this is encoded by the coding sequence GTGATCGAACGATCGGGGAAGCGAATTTTGACTAAACTTGCCAAGGCAGGATGGATCGCCGGACTCGCCATCGCGTGCACCGCGACCGTGGCGACCGCTCCTGCATATGCGAACAGTGCCGCCGTCGACTATTTCCGCACCCGCGCGGACCGCACTGCCGTGCCTTCGCTGCTGAGCCAGGATGATCGCGCCTATTACAAGCAGGTGTTCGACGCGATCGACGCCAAGAACTGGTCCAAGGTCCAGCAGATGCTGGCCGAGCGGCCCGACGGCCCGCTGCACCAGCAGGCCCGCGCGGAATACTATCTTGCCGCCGGTTCGCCCAAGATCGAGCTGCCCGACCTGCAGGACTGGCTGGCCAAGGGCACGCAGCTTCCCGGCGCCGACCAGATTTCCCGCCTTGCCCTGAAGCGCGGGGCGGAGGCGATTCCCGACCTGCCGACCGAGCAGCAGTTCGCCCGCCTGCCCTCGATGCCCAAGCGCACCCGTCCCTCCTCGATCAACGACGGCACGATGCCCGAGGCAATTTCTTCCGGCATCCTCGACCGCATCAAGAACGACGACCCGATGGGCGCGCGAGTCCTGCTCGACGGGATCGACGCCGGGCTGAGCAATTCGGCGCGCGCCGAGTGGCGCCAGCGCGTCGCCTGGAGCTTCTTTATCGAGAACCAGGACGCCTCGGCCTACCAGATGGCGCAGTTGGCAACCCTCGGTACCGGCCCCTGGGTTGGCGAGGCATGGTGGACGGCAGGCCTCGCCGCATGGCGCCTGGGCGATTGCGATGCCGCCGGCGACGCCTTTGCCAAGGCCGCGAAAACGTCCGAGAACGCGGAACTGACTTCTGCATCCTATTACTGGCAGAGCCGCGCCCTCGTGCGCTGCCGCCGCCCGGACCTCGCCGCAGAACCCCTGCGCATGGCGGCCAAGCGCGACGAGACGCTTTACGGCATGTTGGCGAGCGAACAGCTCGGCGTGCACTTGCCCGAACAGCATGCAGGTGCGGACTTTACCCAGGCCGACTGGCAATCGCTGCGCAACAACACCAATGTGCGCGCGGCCGTGGAACTCGCCGAGATCGGCGAGGACGGCCTTGCCGACGAAGTGCTGCGCCATCAGGCCCGCATCGGCGATCCCGGCCAGTACGAACCGCTCTCACGCCTCGCCCGCGACCTTGGTCTGCCTTCGACGCAATTGTGGATGGCCTACAATGCCCCGCGCGGCGGCAAGCCCGAACCGGCGACCCGTTTCCCCACTCCCAAGTGGACGCCCATCGGCGGCTGGAAAGTCGATCCGGCGCTGGTCTATGCCCATGCGCTCCAGGAATCCATCTTCCAGGCCAGCGTCGTCAGCCCCGCCGGTGCGCGCGGCCTGATGCAGATCATGCCTTCCGCCGCACGCGATCATGCCTCGGACATCGGCGTGTCGGGATCGGCCAGCGACCTCAACAAGCCCGAGATCAATCTCGCCTTCGGCCAGCGGCACCTCGAAATGCTGAAGAGTGCGTCGGGAACGCAGGGCCTGCTACCCAAGGTCATGGCGGCCTATAACGCCGGTCTCGCTCCGGTCACGCGCTGGAATACCGAGATCAATGACAACGGCGATCCGCTGCTCTGGATGGAATCGATCCCTTACTGGGAAACCCGCGGGTACGTGAACATTGTCCTGCGCAATTACTGGATGTACGAGCGCCAGGCGGGCGGCGTTTCGGAAAGCCGGGTGGCGCTTGCCCAGGACATGTGGCCGACTTTCCCGGAACTGGCCGGATCGAAGGGCGTACGCATGGCAGCGAACGGAGCGATCTTGCGTGGCCATTGA
- a CDS encoding uracil-DNA glycosylase family protein — MVQATNTQFLDDIAGALDWWRDAGVDYAFLDEPRQWLTPPEDEDADSTGPRRPRRTPVEQVEATPPPSRFDPAALPGDLAAFGQWWLSEPLLDDGSTEGRMLPQGQAGAKLMVVVDMPEPEDSQALLGGPQGRLLDAMLAAFGTRREDIYLASALPRATPAPDWAAMNERGLGQVLVHHVNLVAPERLILLGTNVLPLIGHELPQRSAVLHTFHHEGGTIPLLASRGLPALLAQPRWKAVLWQAWLKWTTG, encoded by the coding sequence ATGGTTCAAGCCACGAATACGCAATTTCTGGACGATATCGCAGGTGCACTGGACTGGTGGCGCGATGCGGGGGTGGACTATGCCTTCCTCGACGAGCCGCGCCAGTGGCTGACCCCGCCTGAGGACGAAGACGCCGATTCCACCGGACCGCGGCGTCCCCGGCGCACACCGGTCGAACAGGTGGAAGCAACGCCGCCGCCCAGCCGCTTCGATCCTGCAGCGCTGCCCGGCGACCTCGCCGCCTTCGGCCAGTGGTGGCTTAGCGAACCGCTGCTCGACGATGGCTCCACCGAGGGCAGGATGCTGCCACAGGGCCAGGCGGGCGCGAAACTGATGGTCGTTGTCGACATGCCGGAACCCGAAGACAGCCAGGCGCTGCTCGGCGGACCGCAAGGCAGACTGCTCGATGCCATGTTGGCCGCCTTCGGCACGCGCCGCGAGGACATCTACCTTGCAAGCGCCCTGCCCCGCGCGACACCGGCGCCCGACTGGGCAGCGATGAACGAGCGCGGGCTCGGCCAGGTGCTTGTCCATCATGTCAATCTGGTGGCGCCGGAACGGCTTATCCTACTGGGAACAAACGTCCTGCCGCTCATTGGGCACGAATTGCCGCAACGCTCTGCCGTTTTACACACATTCCATCATGAAGGAGGAACGATACCTCTGCTTGCTTCGAGGGGGCTACCTGCATTGCTGGCGCAGCCGCGATGGAAAGCCGTTCTCTGGCAGGCTTGGCTCAAGTGGACGACCGGCTGA